A segment of the Odoribacter splanchnicus DSM 20712 genome:
CTCCAGTTTTGCAAATTCGGGATTTACCGCTTCCAGTTTCCGGGCTTTCAATAAATTGGCTGCCTCGTCTGTCTTCTCGTTGACAAGACTGACAATCTCCTTTAGTGAGCGCTCGTATTCGGGGGGGATTATCGGGTTGTAAGTGATAGAATTGAGGTATTCTATTACCGGAGTGTTTTTTCCTTCGAATTTCATGCTGTCCTTAAAATTGTTGGCATCAAAAGAAATTGTGACACGATCGCCTTTCTGGAAAAAAACATTTTTGGCTTCCTCGCCATAAAACAGACGGGCGTATATCATATTCCCCTGTAATGTACAGCTGGCTTTTCCGTGTTTATCCAGATCCGTTTCCTTGATCATTTCCGGGCTGACAACAATGGCAATTTTGGAATAGGTCATGTTTTGCACGTTGAAGTCTACGACGATATCGTCGTTGTTTTGCTGTGAACAAGAGCAAACGACCGAGAGTAAAATAATAAATATAAAGTTTCTCATTTTAAAGTGTATATGATTAATCATAAATTTCCTGCATGGCAGCATCCAGCCATCCGCCTCTTGCGTTTACATTAATGATTTTTCCCTTGTCGTTTACAAGGATAGAGGAAGGAACTCCGCTCAGGTTATAAGCCCGGAAAGCCGCTTTGGTATTATCGATAAGCTGTTCCCAAGGCATCTTTTCCTCTTCCAAAGCCTGATGCCAATTCTTCGGATCACTGTCAATGGAGATACTCACGATATTTAACCCTTTGGGATGGTAGGTATTGTACGTGTTACGCATGTGAGGTATCTCCCCGCGGCAGGGACTACACCATGATGCCCAGAATTCAATTAATGTAGTGGTCCCGGGTTTCACAAAATCCGATATTTTCTTTTTACTTCCGTCCGCTGCCGTGAGTTCCATGTCGATGAAAGATCCTCCGATAAATACCTGTTTGCCCTGGATCGTTGCCCGAAGAGCCTGGCCCATTTCCGAATTTTGCATTTCGGGGGATAGGCAGGTGAATAATCCTTCGATTTCTTTCAAAGAAAGGTCGGAATTCTTGTCGGAGAGTTCTTGTGCGATTTTAACGCTGATGGCAGATTCGGGATGTGCTTTAAGGTAGTTGATTTGAGTCTCTCTGAGGGCTAGTCTTTTTTGGGTGACGAGTTTGGCCAGATCAATCGCTTTGGCTAAATCTTTCGAATTGTAATAAGCTTCCCCGTAAGCGCGGAACGTTTTGCTCCGGTCGTCCTCCATGGGTTGTATCTCGTTCAGGTAGTTTTGATATTCAGTTTGAGTCCCGCTTCCGGAGATCTGAAACACGGGATATTTGCTGGAATAGTCGCAAGTGGCTTCTATCGCTGCATTGTCGATAAATAACGAGAAGTTTACAATTTTACTGCGGGTCAGCCGGTCATTGGGATCAAGGTAGATGCTGACCGTGCAATAACGCGGCACATCGAATTTACCCAGAAACCTGAATTTACCCCCCGATATTTTCGTACTGTCGATGAAATGAGGTTGATTGGTATCATCCAGTGCCAGAAAAACGGGTTTCCCTTCCCATGCTTCGGGGACATGTCCGGTGAGGGTATATCCGTCGTGTTCCGTACAACTGACGACGGATAGAATGAGTGCGATAAATAGAATGTATTTCATCTTTAAAATCGATTTGCTGTTTTTAAAGAGGGTGTGTCAAAATGCAAATTTTCGTATTTTTAGTGGCTTCTCAATATTGATTATCAATAAATTGCAACTATATAATTTATCGAAACACGCATTTTGACACACCCTC
Coding sequences within it:
- a CDS encoding TlpA disulfide reductase family protein, whose translation is MKYILFIALILSVVSCTEHDGYTLTGHVPEAWEGKPVFLALDDTNQPHFIDSTKISGGKFRFLGKFDVPRYCTVSIYLDPNDRLTRSKIVNFSLFIDNAAIEATCDYSSKYPVFQISGSGTQTEYQNYLNEIQPMEDDRSKTFRAYGEAYYNSKDLAKAIDLAKLVTQKRLALRETQINYLKAHPESAISVKIAQELSDKNSDLSLKEIEGLFTCLSPEMQNSEMGQALRATIQGKQVFIGGSFIDMELTAADGSKKKISDFVKPGTTTLIEFWASWCSPCRGEIPHMRNTYNTYHPKGLNIVSISIDSDPKNWHQALEEEKMPWEQLIDNTKAAFRAYNLSGVPSSILVNDKGKIINVNARGGWLDAAMQEIYD